In Liolophura sinensis isolate JHLJ2023 chromosome 2, CUHK_Ljap_v2, whole genome shotgun sequence, a genomic segment contains:
- the LOC135463070 gene encoding mucin-2-like has translation MLGGLELDTATSTFEAAPVPVTTTTTTTKATTVSPRSTTLTSLSTSSAVKTTASVSSPRNETTVSVPPTQPITTVSSRMNETLTTVPVVVTTANVTGVYNATTELVQPTRPAETTVANITEMYNATTELVQPTRPAETTVANVTEMYNATTESVQPTRPAETTVANVTEMYNATTESVQPTRPAETTVANVTEMYNATTESVQPTRPAETTVANVTDMYNATTESVQPTRPAETTVANVTEMYNATTEFVQPTRPVETTVANVTEMYNATTEFVQPTRPAETTVANVTEMYNATTESEQPTRPVETTVANVTEMYNATTESVQPTRPAETTVANVTEMYNATTESVQPTRPAETTVANVTDMYNATTELVQPTRPAETTVANITEMYNATTEFVQPTRPVETTVANVTEMYNATTEFVQPTRPAETTVANVTEMYNATTESEQPTRPAETTVANVTEMYNATTESVQPTRPVETTVANVTEMYNATTEFVQPTRPVEATTVEIPVYERYPYDSLRIEIEIISLEWQAEYAVDNSTQYRELSTNITSELESIFRKSDVSESVDEIFITSFREGSVIVDFDVKLTESANVTLEALVKAFQQGTNNSQNIGGYVMNSTATVFIPPDVFTTSTLITPDFTVPDNFTERTTAVVTVTETVSAVTRVNVTASPEGNVTEFTTSVVNATEFTTSVVNATEMPSNATDVTPLFNATDMTTFMNGTDMTTPFMNATDMTTPFMNATDMTTPFMNATDMTTPFMNATDMTTPFMNATDMFTNATDMFTNVTEMTTPVMNVTEVFTNATDMFTNATGMLTNATEMTTLVMNVTEVFVNATEMTTTVMNVTEVLVNATEMTTPVMNVTEVFVNATDMTTPVLNITEVFTNATDMFTNVTDMFTNATEMTTAVMNVTEVFPNATDMFTNATDMTTPVMNVTEVFTNATDIFTNATEMTTPVINVTEVFVNATEMTTPVMNVTEVFTNATEMTTPVMNVTEVFINATEMFTNATEMTTPVMNVTEVFTNATEMFTNATEMTTQVMNVTEVFTNATEMFTNATEMTTPVVNVTEVFTNATDMFTNATEMTTSVVNVTEVITNGTEMFTNATEMTTPVMNVTEVFTNATEMFTNATEMFTNATEMTTPVMNVTEVFTNATEMFTNTTEMTTLVMNVTEVLTNATEMSTNATEMFTNATEMTTPVMTSVMNVTEVFTNATEMFTNATKMTTPVMNVTEVFTNATEMFTNATEMTTPVMNVTEVFTNATEMFTNATEMTTPVINATEITSTSVVNVTEISTAPTTNATEKPANVTDVIPTTNVTQTTTEASTNATTDVIIPVTLTTVGATKATNGTVVIPVTTTVEPTTTVPIVTEVVILGSFRIVEGATWEESLSSEDSTAYKTLNNNLTTELTDIYSPTYPLLGINNMAFSQGSVAVSYKANFNSSMSATAEDVQQTFLNGLVDGKKLGKYTIDVDSVRHEASTLPPTTKAPAEESSWLPGWAIAVIVCSCILFVFFIYLIVMLVMSTQENGDVMCCKRGTHKKYKLPVTDPDDIGYRRSWADSPSPSANGDSTFDTNTNKVVPSEDLRRGEELSYINEGMYVNDDVEAGKRNGDLDKTTSL, from the exons ATGCTGGGGGGACTTGAGCTGGACACTGCAACATCCACTTTTGAAG CTGCTCCAGTtcctgttacaacaacaacgacaaccaCAAAAGCAACCACGGTCAGCCCTCGTTCTACAACATTGACATCCCTGTCAACTTCCTCAGCGGTGAAGACAACAGCGAGTGTTTCCTCTCCTCGCAATGAAACAACAGTTTCTGTTCCACCAACCCAACCTATTACAACAGTTTCAAGTCGTATGAATGAAACTTTAACTACAGTGCCAGTTGTAGTGACAACGGCAAATGTTACAGGAGTGTACAATGCAACAACAGAATTGGTGCAGCCAACAAGGCCAGCTGAAACTACTGTAGCGAACATTACCGAAATGTACAATGCAACAACAGAATTGGTGCAGCCAACAAGGCCAGCCGAAACAACTGTAGCGAACGTTACAGAAATGTACAATGCAACAACAGAATCTGTGCAGCCAACAAGGCCAGCTGAAACTACTGTAGCGAATGTTACAGAAATGTACAATGCAACAACAGAATCTGTGCAGCCAACAAGGCCAGCCGAAACTACTGTAGCGAACGTCACTGAAATGTACAATGCAACAACAGAATCTGTGCAGCCAACAAGGCCAGCCGAAACTACTGTAGCGAACGTTACAGACATGTACAATGCAACAACAGAATCTGTGCAGCCAACAAGGCCAGCCGAAACTACTGTAGCGAACGTTACAGAAATGTACAATGCAACAACAGAATTTGTGCAGCCAACAAGGCCAGTCGAAACTACTGTAGCGAACGTTACAGAAATGTACAATGCAACAACAGAATTTGTGCAGCCAACAAGGCCAGCCGAAACTACTGTAGCGAACGTTACAGAAATGTACAATGCAACAACAGAATCTGAGCAGCCAACAAGGCCAGTCGAAACTACTGTAGCGAACGTTACAGAAATGTACAATGCAACAACAGAATCTGTGCAGCCAACAAGACCAGCCGAAACTACTGTAGCGAACGTCACTGAAATGTACAATGCAACAACAGAATCTGTGCAACCAACAAGGCCAGCCGAAACTACTGTAGCAAACGTTACAGACATGTACAATGCAACAACAGAATTGGTGCAGCCAACAAGGCCAGCCGAAACTACTGTAGCGAACATTACAGAAATGTACAATGCAACAACAGAATTTGTGCAGCCAACGAGGCCAGTCGAAACAACTGTAGCGAACGTTACAGAAATGTACAATGCAACAACAGAATTTGTGCAGCCAACGAGGCCAGCCGAAACAACTGTAGCGAACGTTACAGAAATGTACAATGCAACAACAGAATCTGAGCAGCCAACAAGGCCAGCTGAAACTACTGTAGCAAACGTTACAGAAATGTACAATGCAACAACAGAATCTGTGCAGCCAACAAGGCCAGTCGAAACTACTGTAGCGAACGTTACAGAAATGTACAATGCAACAACAGAATTTGTGCAGCCAACGAGGCCAGTTGAAGCAACAACAGTAGAAATTCCTGTGTATGAACGATATCCGTATGACTCCTTACGCATTGAGATTGAGATAATTTCATTGGAATGGCAAGCAGAATATGCAGTCGACAACTCCACGCAGTACAGGGAATTGTCGACCAATATAACGTCAGAG CTTGAAAGCATTTTTCGGAAATCAGATGTCAGTGAAAGTGTGGATGAGATTTTCATCACCAGTTTCAG AGAAGGCAGTGTGATTGTAGATTTCGATGTCAAATTAACAGAATCAGCCAATGTGACCTTAGAAGCTCTGGTGAAAGCTTTTCAGCAAGGCACAAATAACAGTCAAAACATCGGGGGCTATGTAATGAACAGCACCGCCACGGTTTTCATAC CGCCAGATGTTTTCACCACTTCCACATTGATCACTCCTGACTTCACAGTACCAGATAACTTCACAGAAAGGACTACAGCTGTTGTGACTGTTACAGAAACAGTTTCGGCTGTTACCCGTGTGAATGTGACTGCCTCCCCTGAGGGCAACGTTACAGAATTTACCACTTCAGTTGTGAATGCAACAGAATTTACCACTTCAGTTGTGAATGCAACAGAAATGCCATCAAATGCAACCGATGTGACACCTTTGTTTAATGCAACGGATATGACAACTTTTATGAATGGAACTGATATGACAACTCCTTTTATGAATGCAACAGATATGACAACTCCTTTTATGAATGCAACAGATATGACAACTCCTTTTATGAATGCAACAGATATGACAACTCCTTTTATGAATGCAACAGATATGACAACTCCTTTTATGAATGCAACAGATATGTTTACAAATGCAACAGACATGTTTACAAATGTCACAGAAATGACCACTCCAGTAATGAATGTCACAGAAGTGTTTACAAATGCGACAGACATGTTTACTAATGCCACAGGAATGTTAACAAATGCAACAGAAATGACAACACTGGTAATGAATGTCACAGAAGTGTTTGTAAATGcaacagaaatgacaacaacagTAATGAATGTCACTGAAGTGCTTGTAAATGCAACAGAAATGACAACACCAGTGATGAATGTCACTGAAGTGTTTGTAAACGcaacagacatgacaacacCAGTGTTGAACATCACAGAAGTGTTTACAAATGCCACAGACATGTTTACAAATGTAACAGATATGTTTACAAATGCAACAGAAATGACGACAGCAGTAATGAATGTCACAGAAGTGTTTCCAAATGCAACAGATATGTTTACAAATGcaacagacatgacaacacCAGTAATGAATGTCACAGAAGTGTTTACAAATGCCACAGACATATTTACAAATGCCACAGAAATGACAACACCGGtaataaatgtcacagaagTGTTTGTAAATGCAACAGAAATGACAACACCAGTAATGAATGTCACAGAGGTGTTTACAAATGCAACAGAAATGACAACACCAGTAATGAATGTCACAGAAGTGTTTATAAATGCtacagaaatgtttacaaatgcaACAGAAATGACAACACCAGTAATGAATGTCACAGAGGTGTTTACAAATGCTACAGAAATGTTCACAAATGCTACAGAAATGACAACACAAGTAATGAATGTCACAGAAGTGTTCACAAATGCaacagaaatgtttacaaatgcaACAGAAATGACAACACCAGTAGTGAATGTCACAGAAGTGTTTACTAATGCAACAGATATGTTTACAAATGCAACAGAAATGACAACATCAGTAGTGAATGTCACAGAAGTGATTACAAATGGtacagaaatgtttacaaatgctACAGAAATGACAACACCAGTAATGAATGTCACAGAGGTGTTTACAAATGCtacagaaatgtttacaaatgcaacagaaatgtttacaaatgccACAGAAATGACAACACCAGTAATGAATGTCACAGAAGTGTTTACAAATGCtacagaaatgtttacaaacactaCAGAAATGACAACACTAGTAATGAATGTCACAGAAGTGCTCACAAATGCAACAGAAATGTCTACAAATGCtacagaaatgtttacaaacgCTACAGAAATGACGACACCAGTAATGACATCAGTAATGAATGTCACAGAAGTGTTTACTAATGCaacagaaatgtttacaaatgcaACAAAAATGACGACACCAGTAATGAATGTCACAGAAGTGTTTACAAATGCaacagaaatgtttacaaatgcaACAGAAATGACAACACCAGTAATGAATGTCACAGAAGTGTTTACAAATGCaacagaaatgtttacaaatgccACAGAAATGACAACACCAGTAATAAATGCTACAGAAATAACATCGACATCAGTtgtaaatgtcactgaaatCTCCACTGCACCCACTACTAATGCTACAGAAAAACCTGCTAATGTCACAGATGTGATCCCAACAACTAACGTAACCCAAACAACCACCGAAGCAAGTACCAACGCTACCACTGATGTCATTATTCCCGTCACCTTGACAACTGTTGGTGCAACCAAGGCAACAAATGGAACTGTGGTCATCCCAGTTACCACTACTGTGGAACCAACAACAACCGTTCCCATAGTAACGGAGGTGGTGATACTGGGATCTTTTCGTATCGTTGAAGGAGCTACTTGGGAGGAGAGTTTGAGTAGTGAAGATTCAACAGCTTATAAAACTCTTAACAATAACTTAACCACAGAG CTGACAGATATCTATAGCCCTACATACCCTCTTCTTGGAATTAACAACATGGCTTTCAG CCAAGGCAGCGTGGCAGTGTCGTATAAAGCCAATTTTAACAGCTCAATGTCCGCAACAGCTGAAGATGTTCAGCAAACATTCCTTAATGGTCTTGTGGATGGGAAAAAACTCGGCAAATACACCATTGATGTGGACTCAGTGCGACATGAAG CCTCAACTCTTCCACCCACCACAAAGGCGCCAGCGGAGGAGTCGTCATGGTTACCAGGATGGGCCATCGCTGTCATCGTCTGCAGCTGCATATTATTTGTCTTCTTCATTTACCTCATCGTCATGCTG GTTATGTCGACACAGGAAAATGGTGATGTGATG